The nucleotide window GATAATCATGTTTTCGTCCGAAGGAATCGAGTAAATCAGTAGGCTTTGTCATCGTTTTCAGCTTCTGAATTTTTGATTTGTCCAGTCGGAATATCGGGTACATATCTCAAAAAGAAAATAGTACACAGAAATATAACAACAGAACCGATTGCGGAATACCAAGCAAAATCGATATGTTCTTTGTCTAAAGCTTTGTTAATGGTTCCGAACAAAAGCCACATCTGCATACTGACCAACAAGATGTAAATGCTGATGATGGCAACCAACATCTCGTTGACGCGGAATGTTACTTTTTTGATGGGTTTCTTTCGTATTGACATTTTGTTATTTTTTAATTTATTTTGAACCGTCGAATTGTTGCAACCCGGCTTAACGGTAATCCTTTTTTCGTTGAGAAAAGCCTATGCAAAAAAGATTGACTTCCTCGAACCACTTTCGTAGGTCTGGGAGTGAAATACGGAAATTGTTGCCTAAATAATCATCGTTCTATCCGTGACCGTGCGTTTCCTTGGCTTCTTTGATGAAATCTGTCACGAAAATTTTATCATCTTTGATGACAACCGTTAATTGTGGAAGAGGTCTTGGTGGCGGGCCTTGAATGACAGAACCATCGTCGGGATTGAAAAAACCGTGATGACAAGGACATTCTATTACTTTTTCATCGTGATTGTATAGAACGGAACACGAAAGATGCGTGCATTTTTGCTCGAAAACCTTCCATTTGTCTTCGGCTAATCTGATAAGCATGTAAGGATTTCTGTGATCTTCGTTGATGTAGAAAGTCCGCATTCCTCCAATATTAAGGTCGGTGGTCAATCCCACGAAATATTCGCCGAGTTTTTCTTCTTTTTTGAAATAATTAAACACCGGAATCGCCACATTTGCTAATGCTAAAGTCCCAGAAAAAAAGGTAATGAGTTTGATGAATTCTTTGCGGGAAACGTAAGCTGCCTCTCGTTTTTTGATGGGGAAATCGGCTTTCCAGGCGGGGATTTTTTTATTATCTTCTGACATAGTACTATGATTAAAAAACTTTTAATTCTTCGCTGCCTTTCGGCATCATTATATTCACTTTGGTATTCACGACTTCTTTCCCGAAAATAAAGCGGTTGACTGGCGAACTGTTTGGTCTTTTCTTCGCAACATTTTCTCTGGTATCAAAGGTTAATGCGCCACTCGGACAAACTGTTGCACACATTGGCTTGAGTCCAGTACTTGTTCTGTCGTAGCACATGTTGCATTTCATCATCAGCATTGCGCTTTGGTCCGGAATCTGTGGAACTCCGAACGGACAACCGATGACACAATTGGCACAACCGATGCATTTGGAAGTATCTGCCGTGTGTACGATTCCATATTCGTCTTTTGTGATTGCGTCTGCCGGACAAACGTTTGCGCAAATCGGGTCTTCGCAGTGCATACAAACCTGAACTGTGGTCTGAATCGTCTCTGCTCTGTCAACATAATGAATATGAATCATCGAGGTTTCTCCGTTGGTTTCACACTCCGCACAAGCCATCTCGCACGAGTGACAGCCGATGCATCGCTGCATATCCACGAAAAACTCCATATCATTAAATTTTTCAAATTGCTCCGCCATAATTTTTTAAAATTTAATATTGAATATCTCTACTTTGGTTGGCAAATTCTTTTGAATTTTCACCTTTTTTTCGTCCTGTTTTTTCCACTTTGCAGGCACAAACTTTAAACTCGGGAATTTTTGAAACCGGGTCCAAAGCATCGACCGTTAATTGGTTTGCAGAATTGACTCCGCCCCAATGATAAGGAATGAAAACAGTGTCTTGTCTGATGGTCTCCACCACATTTGCAGGAAATAATGCGCTTCCTCGTCTTGTAGAAACTTTAATTAAATCATTTTCTTCGATGCCATATTTCGCTGCCAGTTTTGGATGGATTTCCAATAATGGTTCGGGATACAAATCAACTAATTTCCCAATTCTTCTTGTCTGAGAACCGCTTAAATATTGGCTTACAACTCTACCCGTTGTCAACACAATCGGATAATCTTCGTCTGGTTCTTCGGTTGGTTTTTTATAAGGCGTTGGGTTGAAATGCGCTTTTTTATCATTGGTATTGAAAACCTTGTCTTCCCAAAGTCTCGGTGTTCCGGGATGATCTTCGGTAGGACAAGGCCAGAAAATTCCGAGATTTTTTTCTACTCTTTCGTAAGTAATTCCGTAATAATCTGCGGCGCTTCCCCTGGATGCAACTCTTAATTCATTAAAAGTTTCTTCGCTGTTTTTATAATTAAATTTATCTCCTTCGCCTAATCTTCTGGCGAGTTCCATTAAAATTTCGCTGTCCCGTTTTGCTTTTCCGGGTGGATCAACTACTGCACGGATTCTGATAACGCGACCTTCTGCAGAAGTTGTTGTTCCTTCTTCCTCTTCCTGCAATGAACCAGCGAGAATAATGTTGGCGTGGCGCAAAGTTTCTGATAAAAAGAAATCAATTCCGGCGTAAAACTCTAATTTTTCTAATGCTGCACGAACGTTACTGTTATTTGGCAAAGAAACCAAAGGATTAAAACAAATTGAAAGTAAACCTTTAATCTCGCCTCGGTTGATAGCTTCAATAATTTCATAAGCACTTAAACCTTTTCCGGGCATATCTTCTTCTTTGATTCCCCAGACATTGGCAACAAATTTTCGATGTTCGGGATTTTCGATGTCTCTGTTTCCTGGAAGTTGGTCGCATTTGTGACCGTGTTCACGACCGCCTTGTCCGTTCCCTTGCCCTGTAATCGTCCCGTAACCGCAATAAGGTTTCCCGATTCTACCGGTTGCTAAAACTAAATTGATACAGCTTGAAACATTTTGAACGCCTTTAGAATGATGTTCGATTCCACGAGCGTGCATCAGAAAACTTGTTTTGGCTTTACCCCACATTTCTGCGGCTTTATAAATTAATTCTTTCGGAATTCCGGTTACTTCTTCTCCCCATTCCAAAGTGCAATCTTTTACAGCTTCGGCAGTTTCTTCAAATCCTGAAGTGTAATTATGAATAAAATCGTTATCCAGCCAATTATTATCAATTAAAACTTTCAACATTGTATTCGTCAATGCAGAATCGGTTCCGGGTCTCAATGGCAGATGAATATCGGCAGTTCTGGCAATCGGAATCTGACGTGGGTCGATGACAATCAATTTGGCTCCGTTATCACGAGCTTCCCAGATTTTATGGGTTAAAACTGGGAAACATTCGCTCACATTTGCTCCGGTAATGATGATGACTTCTGCGTGCGCCAAATCTGCCCAACTGTTGGAAGACCTGTCCATTCCAAAGGCTTTTTTGTTTCCTGCACCTGCACTCACCATACAAAGACGACCGTTGTAATCGAGGTTTGCGGTTTTCAAAGCAACTCGGGCAAATTTCCCGATCATATAACTTTTCTCATTGGTAAGAGAAACGCCGGACAACATTGCGAAAGAATTTTTTCCGTATTTTTCCTGTATTCTTTTAATTTCATTAATCACAACATCGTACGCTTCATCCCATTCTATCGGCACAAAACCTTTACCTTCTACTCTTTTGTATGGCGAAAGCAAACGGTCCGGATGATTATCCTGCATATAGCGCTGAACACCTTTTGGACAAAGTCTACCCTCATTAAAAGGGAAATCGTTCCAAGGTTCAAAACCTACGACTTTTTTGTCTTTTACTTTTAATTGAATGCCACATTGCAAACCACAAAAACAGCAATGCGTTTTTACCAAAGCATCAGGATTTTGAGGATTAGACCTCACTGTACCTTTGTTTGGATAATGTTTGTGCGGTCCGAAAACATTGATGATTTCGTCGGCTGTTACAGGTAATTTTGCCATTTTATTTTAAATTTTAACCAAAATAAGTTCCAGATTCTTGTCGTGCTTTTAGATGTGCTTTTGCAAGCATTGCCCGTTTTCCTTCCGGGCTGAAATCTAAATAACTTTTCCCCTCTTCATTTTCTAAATCGAATCCCATTTCCTGGGTTATTTCTTTTAAATCTTCGATGTGCATTGAAGTTGTGTATTCGTCGCCTGTGTGTGGACAAGTTTGCATTCCACGGCGCTTTCCTTCTATTTTATAGATATTTGCACCAACTTGTGCCGGTCTTTGAAAAATGTGAAAAAACTTCCCGAACGGAATCCACATCAGAAACATTGCAACCGTAATTGCGTGTGTGATTGCCATAAACTGGCTCATTTTTCCTTCGAGATAAGAGTAATCAAACCAAATTCCCAAACCAGTGACGGAAACTGCAACGAGTAAAATCAATGGAAGCCAATCTCTTTCGAACCATTGTGTTGCGATTAATCCCTCGTCTACAAATCTTCTGTGCATCATAATTAAGCAACCTATTATCACCATAATAGCAGTCCAAACCAAAATATGGAAAAGGATAAGTGCCATCACAGTATTAAGTGGAAAAGTCATTACTGTAATCCCCATCATATGGGTTTCATACATATCCGTTGTTCCAGCTTTTAACGTAAAGTGCATCCAGCCAAAGGTGAGCCCGAAAGTAACTCCGAAAGAAATTAAACATCCCGTTGCTAAAAGAAAGTGACCTAGCCATCGCATTCTTCCTCTTGGCATAATAAACCTTTGAAAGAGAATGTTGCGTACAGAAAGACGAATCACCTCTTTCATATAGATTGGATAATCTTTACTGAAGATAAATTCCCAGGTGCGTTTCCAATACTTTTGTGTAGCCGGACGCTGCTTCCAAACAGAATGATGGTAAACTACGCCAAAGGTCATACTTATTGTTCCGAAAAAGTATATGATCAAGGCTGCGTCAAAATTCTGTAAATTCAGAGAGCCTATCACTGTGATAGCAATTACAACGAACGTTGCAATAATAGCATTGAAAAATGCTTTCTTATTTATATTTGTAAAAATACTGAACATGTGCAAAGTTTTAAATGATAACTCACTTACAATCAAGAACCACTTTTTTTTCTTAAACAAAGATACAATAACCAATTTTTAAATAAGATACAGATGTCTTATTTAAAATCATTCAAAATAAATGATGTAAATAATATAAAATACCTAATTGATTAACAATAACTTGTATTTAATATGATTTACATCATATTTTAAAAATGAGTTGAAATTTCCCTTTTAATCTAGTTCCTATAAAAAAAACACCTCAAAAAAGGTGTTAAATGATGATAATATAAAAGTTAAACAAAATCTAACTTCAATTTCTCTAAGTCTGCAATCTTTATTCGTTTTCCTGAAAATATGAGGATATTTTCGTTTACCATTTCTGAAATTACCCGGTGCATAGTTTCATAGGTTGTTCCTATATATGCCGCCAAATCTGTCTTGGTTAGTTCAGCTTTTAAAACATTGTCTTTATCAAGTCCTAAATGATCAATAAGATATAAAAGGTTAATGATAAAACGTTTCTTTACAGACAACTGAAATAAACTTGCCATCTTTTGTTCAGACCAGTGCAGTTCCTCTGCGTAAAACATCATCAATTCATAAGCAAAGTATTATTGGTTTTCAACAAGGTTTTAAAAAAATCCAGTTCTACAAAGCAGAGAACAGAATCTATCATTGCCGTGGCAGAAATTGGAGAAAGTAAATTAGCCGTCGAAATTCCGCGGTGTCCGACTATATCGCCTTTTTTACCAAATCTCACAATCATTTCACGCTCTTCCCAATGCTTATGAACTTTTACAAAACCATCCTGTATAAAGTAAACTCCTGACATCTCATTCCCTTCCTCTATGAATTTTTGCCCCTTTTTAACCTTGATCAAAAACCTTTTTAGGTCAATCATCTGCCACCAATCCTGCGTTATGTTTTGACACATAAAACACGTATGACTACATTCACTTAATTTTTTATTCATAGTTGAAAACTGAAGGATGTACTGCAAATGTAGATGAATACACTTTGAATAACAAATAAACACATTAAAATGCGTCTTGGCTTAAAAGATTAGTGAAGAAAATATTTGTTTAATATTTCTCCAGATCTTAAATCTTTTAATATTTGATTCGTTTTTAACTTATCGAGTCCACCTAAACTTGAAATCCATTTTCCAGTTTTAATGAAATCTAGAATATTTAATGATTCAGGGTATTTTCTTTGGATTTGTTTTTCATTCAAACCCGTGTACAAAGCGACTTTTAAACGAAATTTTTTTTACGATATTTATTAAAATTAGCAATTCCAAACAACTCCATTCTCCACCCATAAAAATTACACATGTAATTGTTTCACTATATTTTAAAAGTAATTTTTCAAACGTCTCGGGATTTAGTATTTTTCCATTTTCTGGATTCCAGAGATGCTCAGAATGACAAAGAGGAAAGAAAAATGTTTATTATTACTACCATTGTAATTCCAAATGTGGTTACAGGCATAGTTCCAGTAAAGTAAACTTGGCATTTGAAAATGAACTCCCTAAATACGAATATCATGATGGAATTAATAAATTACTAAAAGAAGTCATCTTAACAAATTTTAAATACATACAGAAAAATATTGATCTTCAGAAAAAAGAAATTTCTGAGCAGATTGTTAATTTGAATAATCGTTTAGATAGCGCAAGAGAAAAATATTTACAAGATCGATTAGATTTTGATGATTATCAGATTATCAAAAATGAAAGTAAGCAGAAAATTGATAATTTAGAAATGGCCTTGCAAAATCAAAAACTTTCAAGTAAAAATACTGATATAAAAGTTAAACTTGAACAAGTACTGGATATTTTGCCAAACCTTTCTCAACTGTATATAAAAGGCGATAATTATACAAAAAGTTCGATATTGTGTTCGATATTGGCTGAAAAATTGGAATTTCAAGAAACAGCATTTCGAACACCTAAATTGAATTCAGCATTAGCTCAAATACTATTGATTAGCAATCAATTACGAAGTAAAAAAAAAGGAAAAACCACTCCTAAAAGTAATTTTTCCCGCCAAGTGACTCAAAGGTACATTTTCCAAAAAATTTTGTAGAAGATTTAAATGAAATTGCGAAACTCGTAGTACTCTTGCCATATTAAATCTACAATGAGCAAAGTAACAAAAAGAACAAAGTTAAAAATTATATTATTTCTACTCTGCATAATCTAACTAGGGAGCGAAGCGATTTTCTGAAAAAACTAATTAAGCAGACAAAAAATACAATTCTTAGCTAGTTCCGTTAAAAGTTCAATGATGAATAAATTTAAAATTAAGAAATTAATCTTTATCTAATAAAAAATCTCTAATTGTAATTTTTGCAAGTGCATGAAGAAATTCTAAAATTTCAGAAGCCTCGTCTTTTGAGACACTTATCCCAGAATCTTTAAGTATTTTAATTGCTTGATCCAAGGATATTTCACGAAACTTCATAAATGATGACAGATCAGATTTGTTTGAACTGTCGATAAATAATTGTTTATTTATTTTGCCGTTAGACACTATTGATTATTATTTATTTAAAAGAAAGAGACTTACTTTCCATCAATTATAAAAGTTGTTGATAAAAGCTTACAATTCTCTTTTAATTCTCAATAAAAATCGACAATAAATCCGAAAGAAAATACTATCATTAAGATCAAAATATTATTCAAGATTCATATGGTATAACAATGTCTTGATAGAGATGATTTTGGTATAAAGAATAATATTCTAGATATAGAAAGACTAAGATTATGGCTACAAAAAATCCTCTAAAGCTATCGTTGTTATAGGATTAATATTGTCAAAACGTCGCCAAAATGATGTAGCATTTTATCTAATTGCACGTCCCATTACCAATATTGTTAAAAATTGTAAATACGCTGGAATATTTTATGCAGAATTGCTGGCACTTGATATATTTTAACTCCTAGCCTGTAATAGCCAAAATATCTAAGTATTTTATGCATTTTCAAATATAGAAACAGTTTAAGCCTTTCCTCTAAGCTTGAAAAAGTCATCCGGCATGGCTTTGATATCTTCATTATCATCAAAGTTTGTAGACTTTAAAAATTGGGTAATAAAATCTCCATTCTTTACTACATCAGTTTTGACAAAAGTATCTCTAAAAGAAGGATAATTAGGAACGATAACATTCTCGTTAAATTTGCTTTTTTTTCAAGGCATATTCTTTAAGGCATTTAACTAAATCAAACTGGTTATTATAATATATTAATTCAACCAAAGAATTTAAGTCAAGCATTGTTAAATTATGAACTTTCTTAAAGCCAGTGTCTAATTCTTTCATTTTTTCAGACATTTTAATTCCTAAATAATGTTCTAATGAAGGGATATTATAAAACGCATTTGAAACAACCAAAACTGGGTATATTTCAATAGTATGGGTTTTAATTTTTTTATTGATGATAAATTCATCAAAATAGCTATTACCTTTGAGTCTTTTAATCATTGAAATTAATTGAGAAACACCTTTCTTTTCAACAAAATTTTTATCTAATATTTTCTCAACCTCATCGTAGTTATAAATGGAATCCAATTTATTGATACTTTCATAATCCTTAAATTCAAATAAGAAAATATGCCTATTATTAAATATCATACCATCTATCAATGACTTATCAGTATCATTAAATATAATTTTGTAATATTTATTTTTTAAAGACTGTTGAATAAGGTTTCTGAATAATATCTCTTCTCCACCCTTTTCAGCATATTCGGAGGAGAAATCATTATAAGAATTAAAAGCATTATATTCTTCAGTCAAAAACTGGAAAGCTTTGAACTTAATCTTATGATAAAAGTATAGAAACAAGTAGGCTTTATTTAATACGAAATAACCATTCTGATCATCAGAGTCTTTAAGCAATGGAAAATATTTGAGCTCAATTTTATTCTTATTGAATAAGCTGTTTATACATAGCTCTTCACAAAATTCTTTTATTTGAATTTCATTTGAGTTTTCTGGATTAAGACGTATATAGTTTTTATCGTCTAGATAGTTTAATAAAGATAGCTGGTCAAAAATGTATTTATCTAGACCATTAATATTATATTTTTCTTCAAACTTCTGTAGAAAGCCTGAGTAATTTCTGCACAAGTATTCAAATAAAGATCGTAACCTAGCAAAGATAAAGAGCTGATGGTATACAAAATCGAAATCTATGGTTTTTGCAGTAATAATAAATTGAGATAAACTTTTAAAATACGCTGGTGGAATATCATCCATAAATTTGTTTCCAGGATAAACTTCTGTATTAAAAAGTAAATACGCTTTAATAAAAGGAAATGACTCAAAGTCAGGGTCTGCTTTTTCTTTCAGATAAACATAATTTTCAACAATTTTTTTGATTAACAAACTATTTGCTTTCGTATTAAAAATACATTTTTCTTCATTAATACTGGAGTCAGAGTTCTTTTTATCTAAGATACTTAATATCCTACTGATTTCGTGCCTATATTTCTTTTTCTCAGCATTTGATAATGACTGTATTAGGTTATCTTCAAAAGACTCTCCCTCATCAAGAGATTGATTTATAGCACAAACAGTTATTAGTAAAACATCAGGATCTATTCCTGTTAAAAAGTCTAAGACATTTCTTTTTTCGATTTTTTCTGGAAAAATATCTTTCCAACCAAGAGCAACAACTAATTTTAAGTATCTTCGACTTTTCAATTTTCTCATTTTTGATTTCAGTGGTAACAACAATAAATTAAGTATATTAAGTCTTTAGACATCAAAAATATTAATACTTTAACTATTGAGATTTTAAGATTATTATTGATAAGCAAAATTATGGCTACTTACTAACGTAAAATCTTTGCCACTTCTCTTAACGCAGTTTTCAAATCTCCTTTTTGAGACTGGGATAAATAAAATTGATGCTCTAACCTCTCAATGAATGGATAGAAAAAATTAATATGTTCAATTTTTCCTTGGTTTTCTACTATAAATAAATTTAAGGCTTCTGTTACTTTGTATAACCCCTCCTCACTTTCACTAGCCATATTTGTGAGCACCTCAGTAACATAGTTTTCAAGACGGTCAAATTCATCCCTGTCTTTTTGGGTTTTAGATATTTTTAGTAAGTCCATCATTTTTGGCAAATAAACCAAATCCCTAATATTTTTCAGATATGCTGCATCGTAATAAAAATCAAATTCATCTTCGCTATCGTCATCACTATGGTTTAACATATAGTTTAGATAATACAATGTCCCATCAAAATCTCCAACTCTTGTTAGCTGTTGTGAAGCACGATATTTCTCTTGTTCAGGTTCTTCATCATTGTCAATTATGTTCGTAAGAAATGCTGTGATTTCATTTTTGCAGCTTTCTTTTAAAAGAATTAAATTTATAATTTCCCATCTAATTGTATCATTTGCTACAACATATAGCAGCGTTAGCAAATCTTTAGGATCATCTACAAATTTATCAAAAGTCCGCAGAACCTCATTTTTAGCATACTCATCATATGTAGTACCAGCCAAAGCAGCAAAAATAAATTGGTAAGCGCCCTCCAATCCATTTTCAATAGCATAAATAGCATTATTTTTCCAAGAAGCATCATAATCAATATCTTTCTCAAGATTTTCAATGACTCTTTTGGCTACTTCTTCCTTTCCTACTTGTTTTTCTATCACATTAAAGTCTAGTGAATCAGAATTTCTATTTAAATCATAGTGGGTTGTAAAATCAAGAATTTTTTCTTTACCTATTTTTATTTCAAACCTAGAAATATAATACCATAGATTTTGAACTTGTCTATCAAATGTTGCTCTTTGTCTGCCAGAACTACTAACAGTAATTGCATTTTTTATATCAGCTTTAGAAACCCTATCCCTTACCCATCAGCAAGCTGATTTATCTGCATCTCGTTTAATTCTATGTTAGGATCACCTGTCAATTTGTCTTTCAGACTTGTGAAAAGATAATCTTCAAATTTATCCGTTTGCTCAACAAAAGCTAAAACCTGTTCAACAGTGACCTCATTATTTCCTCTGGTAAAATCTGCAAGAAGCTCGAATGGTCCATTAAGAATATCTGTTTCATCATACTTTCTATGCTGATATAGCAAATCCCAATCTAGCTTTTCAATATTATGCTGATCAAAAAAGTGAATTAATTCCTGTTTGAATAGCTCTTTTGAGAAGAAAACATCAGTGTTCTTCTGCGCCCACTCATTATTTTGTTGTACAATAGTAGGTTCACTTACATTGTCCAATACCTTTGAATTTTCCCTGATCTGTTGTTCCAGATAGTTAAATTCTTCCTTAATTTGTTGGCTTCCATACCACTTCACTTCTTTGTAAAATGATAACAGGTCTTCATTTGTTAAATTATGCTCTTTATACAATCCAATAACATAATCTATAGCATCTTTATTTACAAGTCTTTTGTAAAGATGGGCTCTTTCATATGATAAAATTGCACTATTGCCAAAAATCTCTTTAAATATTCTTAACGAAGTTTCGGTTTTGTTAAAAAAGCTACTTAAAATATCTAAACTTTTTTCATCACCTAAACGAATATTATGTTTGTACGCTTTATTAATAAGATCATATAAATCAGGGTATTGATTATATAGTTCTGCTGATTGATCGATAATACTTTTAAGTACTTTTTCTCGATTATCTAGCCTAAACAACACTCTACTATTAGTATCGTCAGAAAGATATTTTAGTATTTTTTTAAGGGCTTCAATTCCAAAATTGGCAGAAAAAACTTCAGTAAGCTGCATCTCTTCATCTAATAAGTTGACCTTATCCCTATCTTTATCTTGTTCCGAAATATCCAGTCCTTGTATTAAATAATCAACATATTCACTCTCGAGCTGGGCTTTATGTATCAGCCTGTACATAGCCGAACGGATATATTGATTATTTCTTTTTCCATAAACTTTCATCAATTCATCAATTACAGCTCGGTTTGCATACCCAAGTGTTCCTAGTGCATAGGCTGCCGCATTAAAATAATGAACATCAGTAGTTTCTTCAAGTATAAAAGATAAAAGAGCTTCTTTTGTTTTTACATTTTCTTGAGCTCCAAGATGCTGATCATCGATCAGATGAAGCGCATTCAATCTCGTATATCTGCTATTATTTTTATCTAAGAGCTCTTTAAGGAGAAATTCATTAGCAGATTCCATTGGCGCAAAACGTGCAAGTTCTATTGCAGTGAACTTGTTTGATCTTAGCCATACCCCTTGTTTTTTATAATGATTGAAGATATTTTTAAAAATTTCAAATCTTATCTGCGGATCTATTTTATCTGGTTCTATCTTGACCAAAATTTCCGGTTCTATCTTCAGTATCCATTCGATTAATCCTTTTCTTTTGTTATCATCAATTATGCTCATCAAAAAGAACAAAGTATTTACCCAACTGGGTTTAATAATCTTACCTTTAAAAGAAATTGTTTCCTTTATTTCTTCAATTGACATTTCATGTAATGAGCTTGCTGCTAAAAATTCCTGAATATTATTATGTTCAAAACCCCACACTGCAGGATCATCATCAAAATTTTTAAACGTGGTAGAATATCTTATTAAATCTAGATCAGCAGGATCAGGTAAAATTTGGCTTAGTTGATCAAAAGAAACATAATTTTTACCCATAAATTCCATAGTTAGGGCAACTTTTCGCAATAATTCCATCACCCTATTCTTCTGCAACTTTAAGTTAGTTGTCCCATTAAAATGTATTTGATCAAAGTCGAACCTTTTCTCAATGAATTCATTTAGTAAATCGGCCTTACTAATTTCTAAGTCTGCATTTAATTTATATTTTTCCAGCAAAATCTGAAGGAAAAAGGGCTGTATGATAAGATCTTTGAAACCTTTATTATAGGCTTCTTTTATAAATTCACCCCCGTTAATTTGATATTCTTCATGCGCATATGTTCGAATGTCCTTAACATCGATATCATCAAATAAGTAGACATCAAAATCGGAAAGTGTACCTCCTGAAATGTCTGATGGAAATTCATAAAAATTAGTTCGACAAGAGATAACAATATGAATGCTTGGAAACTTACTTGAAAAAGAACTTATCTTTCTTACCGCAGTATTAAAATTTACAGGCTCAATCTCATCCAGACCATCCAGAATTACTAAACAAATATTTTCGGGTATTTTGTTCCAATCTCTTGGTAGAAAATCTTCTATATTTTCATTTACGTAGGTGTTCATCTTTTGAAAAACAGGAACAAATGGGGAATTTGGAACTGAATAGTGTGCTACCAGATTAGATAATTCGGTAGACTTTCCGGATCCTGCACCACCTAACACTACTATCCTTGTTTCTTCTGCAGCTAATTCAGCTAATGTTTTTCTATTTGATGTATCAAAAAAACTATCTATAGAATCAGCATTTGAATCATACGGACTTAAAGTACGATGTATAACTTTTTTGTAGGGCACTATACCAATAATAAAATTGGAAAAATCAATAGATTCCGCAGTTGCTGTGGTTACTTGGTTTTCTTTAAAAAATTCATTTTTTTCTTCTACTCTCTTTTTTTGTTCTACCTCCCATACCCAATCATTAAGCACTTGATGGATTTTATTGACAAAACTAGTCTTATCCGCCAAATCAGGAAACGTATGTACCCAACCACTATCTTGAATTTCTGTCTTAAATTTCTGGACCTTGAGCAAATCCTCCGTTTCTTTAATACTGGTGGATTTCCTTGGCTCTTTGAAGAAAAAATAAATGGCAATCTTTTGGCCATCTTTAAACTTTTGGACAGCTAACCGAAACTCCTCTTCTGTACCAGATCCATATGGTTTTCCGGTTGCCGGATCATCTGCTCCAGAAGCTGTACCATACTTCATCCACAATAATCCTATATAAATGTCATACCCTGAAAATCTAAAGTTAATTTCCTCTTGTGATCTGTTTCCCCAGGGAGCCACAATATCTTTAAAGTCTAAAACTTCAAAAAAAATCCCTCGATCTTTTATAGAGAGTTGATGGTT belongs to Chryseobacterium gleum and includes:
- a CDS encoding DUF6755 family protein, whose protein sequence is MSIRKKPIKKVTFRVNEMLVAIISIYILLVSMQMWLLFGTINKALDKEHIDFAWYSAIGSVVIFLCTIFFLRYVPDIPTGQIKNSEAENDDKAY
- a CDS encoding ubiquinol-cytochrome c reductase iron-sulfur subunit, whose translation is MSEDNKKIPAWKADFPIKKREAAYVSRKEFIKLITFFSGTLALANVAIPVFNYFKKEEKLGEYFVGLTTDLNIGGMRTFYINEDHRNPYMLIRLAEDKWKVFEQKCTHLSCSVLYNHDEKVIECPCHHGFFNPDDGSVIQGPPPRPLPQLTVVIKDDKIFVTDFIKEAKETHGHG
- a CDS encoding 4Fe-4S dicluster domain-containing protein, producing the protein MAEQFEKFNDMEFFVDMQRCIGCHSCEMACAECETNGETSMIHIHYVDRAETIQTTVQVCMHCEDPICANVCPADAITKDEYGIVHTADTSKCIGCANCVIGCPFGVPQIPDQSAMLMMKCNMCYDRTSTGLKPMCATVCPSGALTFDTRENVAKKRPNSSPVNRFIFGKEVVNTKVNIMMPKGSEELKVF
- a CDS encoding molybdopterin oxidoreductase family protein — translated: MAKLPVTADEIINVFGPHKHYPNKGTVRSNPQNPDALVKTHCCFCGLQCGIQLKVKDKKVVGFEPWNDFPFNEGRLCPKGVQRYMQDNHPDRLLSPYKRVEGKGFVPIEWDEAYDVVINEIKRIQEKYGKNSFAMLSGVSLTNEKSYMIGKFARVALKTANLDYNGRLCMVSAGAGNKKAFGMDRSSNSWADLAHAEVIIITGANVSECFPVLTHKIWEARDNGAKLIVIDPRQIPIARTADIHLPLRPGTDSALTNTMLKVLIDNNWLDNDFIHNYTSGFEETAEAVKDCTLEWGEEVTGIPKELIYKAAEMWGKAKTSFLMHARGIEHHSKGVQNVSSCINLVLATGRIGKPYCGYGTITGQGNGQGGREHGHKCDQLPGNRDIENPEHRKFVANVWGIKEEDMPGKGLSAYEIIEAINRGEIKGLLSICFNPLVSLPNNSNVRAALEKLEFYAGIDFFLSETLRHANIILAGSLQEEEEGTTTSAEGRVIRIRAVVDPPGKAKRDSEILMELARRLGEGDKFNYKNSEETFNELRVASRGSAADYYGITYERVEKNLGIFWPCPTEDHPGTPRLWEDKVFNTNDKKAHFNPTPYKKPTEEPDEDYPIVLTTGRVVSQYLSGSQTRRIGKLVDLYPEPLLEIHPKLAAKYGIEENDLIKVSTRRGSALFPANVVETIRQDTVFIPYHWGGVNSANQLTVDALDPVSKIPEFKVCACKVEKTGRKKGENSKEFANQSRDIQY
- a CDS encoding helix-turn-helix domain-containing protein, encoding MASLFQLSVKKRFIINLLYLIDHLGLDKDNVLKAELTKTDLAAYIGTTYETMHRVISEMVNENILIFSGKRIKIADLEKLKLDFV
- a CDS encoding Crp/Fnr family transcriptional regulator, whose translation is MNKKLSECSHTCFMCQNITQDWWQMIDLKRFLIKVKKGQKFIEEGNEMSGVYFIQDGFVKVHKHWEEREMIVRFGKKGDIVGHRGISTANLLSPISATAMIDSVLCFVELDFFKTLLKTNNTLLMN